The proteins below come from a single Triticum aestivum cultivar Chinese Spring chromosome 5D, IWGSC CS RefSeq v2.1, whole genome shotgun sequence genomic window:
- the LOC123125485 gene encoding protein TsetseEP, whose product MARRRLLAVLMLLVVVVAASTFHQAAAAGRGLAAVEKFADLEPKPKPKPEPMPKQMPKPEPKPMPKPEPKPEPKPKPMPKPEPKPEPKHKPMPKPEPKPEPMPKPEPKPKPDPKPEPPPKHKPPTAYN is encoded by the coding sequence ATGGCGAGGCGTCGCCTCCTTGCCGTGCTTATGCTCCTCGTCGTGGTAGTGGCAGCCTCCACTTTCCACCAAGCGGCCGCCGCTGGCCGAGGCCTTGCTGCCGTCGAGAAGTTTGCGGACCTGGAGCCAAAGCCAAAACCTAAACCAGAGCCAATGCCCAAACAAATGCCCAAGCCAGAACCCAAGCCGATGCCTAAACCTGAACCGAAGCCAGAGCCCAAGCCCAAGCCAATGCCCAAACCTGAACCAAAGCCAGAGCCCAAGCATAAACCAATGCCTAAGCCAGAGCCCAAGCCGGAACCTATGCCTAAGCCGGAGCCCAAGCCTAAACCTGACCCGAAACCAGAGCCACCACCGAAGCACAAGCCGCCAACAGCTTACAATTGA